The Bos taurus isolate L1 Dominette 01449 registration number 42190680 breed Hereford chromosome 18, ARS-UCD2.0, whole genome shotgun sequence genome has a window encoding:
- the SPIRE2 gene encoding protein spire homolog 2 isoform X1 yields MARAGSSSGDAAAGERAGGAGRSEPWELSLEEVLKAYEQPINEEQAWAVCFQCCRGLRGAPGGRRRIRDTADILLRRDGSVSARRESGAAEPTTMVSPASSEAQVVQSLGFAIYRALDWGLAEHEERELSPQLERLIDLMANSDCDDDGGGGTADEGYGGPEEEEEAEGGPRTVRTFAQAMRLCAARLTEPRGAQTHYQAVCRALFVETLELRAFLARVREAKEMLQRFREDEPQAEKPLVELDSLRRTDWARLWVQLMRELRHGVKLKKVQEQEFNPLPTEFQLTPFEMLMQDIRARNYKLRKVMVDGDIPPRVKKDAHELILDFIRSRPPLKQVSERRLRPLPQKQRTLHEKILEEIKQERRLRPVESRRWDGRGERGFGSLPCILNACSGDVKSTSCINLSITDVGSSAQRPRPRVLLKAPTLAEMEEMNTSEEEESPCGEGTLKRDRSFSEHDLVQLRSEVTSGLQPAPQPPGGLELSRPRAGSMQSWRPSPLEPGSLPVSVQSQPDPSSLPRSDMSSVEDRQGASAAPDASHLWLEFSHPVESLALTVEEVMDVRRVLVKAEMEKFLQNKELFSSLKKGKICCCCRAKFPLLSWPPSCLFCKRAVCNSCSIKMKMPSKKFAHIPVYTLGFESPQRMSTAKTTPTQRRDAFQCVLPLIPARAAVAERGGGVPAHVHPRLCHEGRVQRLHRVRGGCGALQPQERGGPQHHATSCPPDPVPVCPEHLDT; encoded by the exons ATGGCCCGGGCCGGCAGCTCCAGCGGCGACGCGGCCGCGGGCGAGCGGGCCGGGGGCGCGGGGCGCTCCGAGCCGTGGGAGCTGTCCCTGGAGGAGGTGCTGAAGGCGTACGAGCAGCCCATCAACGAGGAGCAGGCGTGGGCCGTGTGCTTCCAGTGCTGCCGCGGGCTGCGGGGCGCGCCGGGCGGCCGGCGGCGCATCCGGGACACCGCGGACATCCTCCTGCGCAGAGACGGCTCGGTCAGCGCGCGGCGGGAGTCCGGTGCGGCGG AGCCCACAACAATGGTGTCACCGGCCAGCTCGGAAGCCCag GTGGTGCAGTCGCTGGGCTTCGCCATCTACCGCGCGCTGGACTGGGGGCTGGCCGAGCACGAGGAGCGCGAGCTCAGCCCGCAGCTGGAGCGGCTCATCGACCTCATGGCCAACAGCGACTGCGATGACGACGGCGGTGGCGGGACGGCCGACGAAGGATACGGGGGTCccgaggaggaagaggaggcagagggCGGCCCCCGCACGGTGCGCACCTTCGCGCAGGCTATGCGCCTGTGTGCCGCGCGCCTGACCGAGCCCCGGGGCGCCCAGACCCACTACCAGGCCGTGTGCCGCGCGCTCTTCGTGGAGACGCTGGAACTGCGCGCCTTCCTCGCCAGGGTCCGGGAAGCCAAGGAG ATGCTGCAGAGGTTCCGGGAGGATGAACCGCAGGCAGAGAAGCCCCTTGTGGAGCTGGATAGCCTGAGGCGCACAGACTGG GCCCGCCTCTGGGTCCAGCTCATGCGGGAGCTCCGCCATGGGGTGAAGCTGAAGAAGGTGCAGGAGCAGGAGTTCAACCCCCTGCCCACAGAGTTCCAGCTCACCCCCTTCGAGATGCTCATGCAGGACATCCGTGCCAGGAACTACAAACTGCGCAAGGTCATG GTTGACGGGGACATCCCTCCCAGAGTGAAGAAAGATGCCCATGAACTCATCCTGGACTTCATCCGCTCCCGGCCTCCACTGAAGCAG GTCTCAGAGAGAAGGCTTCGCCCCTTACCCCAGAAGCAGAGAACTCTGCACGAGAAGATCCTGGAGGAGATCAAGCAGGAACGCAGGCTACGCCCCGTGGAGAGCAGGCGCTGGGACGGCCGGGGCGAGCGGG GGTTCGGCTCTCTGCCCTGCATCCTCAACGCCTGCTCTGGGGACGTCAAATCCACTTCCTGTATCAACCTGTCCATCACGGATGTTGGGAGCAGCGCCCAGCGCCCGAGGCCCCGGGTCCTGCTCAAGGCACCTACGTTGGCTGAGATGGAAGAGATGAATACTTCTGAG GAGGAAGAGTCACCGTGCGGAGAGGGGACGCTGAAGCGAGATCGTTCTTTTTCTGAGCATGACCTGGTGCAGCTCCGGAGTGAGGTCACCTCTGGTCTGCAGCCGGCCCCTCAGCCCCCCGGAGGCCTGGAGTTGTCCCGGCCGCGAGCAGGCAGCATGCAGTCCTGGAGGCCGAGCCCCCTGGAGCCGG GTTCCCTCCCCGTCAGTGTCCAGTCCCAGCCTGACCCCAGCTCCCTACCACGCAGTGACATGAGCTCAGTCGAGGACAGGCAGGGGGCTTCCGCGGCCCCGGACGCCAGTCACCTGTGGCTG GAGTTCAGCCACCCCGTGGAAAGCCTGGCTCTGACGGTAGAGGAGGTGATGGACGTGCGCCGTGTGCTGGTGAAGGCAGAGATGGAGAAGTTCCTGCAGAACAAGGAGCTCTTCAGCAGTCTGAAGAAGGGGAAG atttgctgctgctgccgagCCAAGTTCCCGCTGTTGTCATGGCCACCCTCCTGTCTCTTTTGCAAGAG AGCCGTCTGCAACTCCTGTAGCATAAAG ATGAAGATGCCTTCTAAGAAGTTTGCTCACATCCCTGTCTACACACTGGGCTTTGAGAGTCCTCAGAGGATGTCAACTGCCAAAACCACACCAACACAGAGAAGAGACGCCTTCCAGTGCGTGCTGCCCTTG ATCCCTGCAAGGGCTGCAGTGGCGGAACGTGGAGGAGGAGTTCCcgcacatgtacacccacggcTGTGTCATGAAGGACGTGTGCAGCGACTGCACCGGGTTCGTGGCGGATGTGGTGCACTCCAGCCGCAGGAGCGTGGAGGCCCTCAACACCACGCCACGTCGTGCCCGCCAGACCCAGTCCCTGTATGTCCCGAACACCTGGACACTTGA
- the SPIRE2 gene encoding protein spire homolog 2 isoform X5 — MARAGSSSGDAAAGERAGGAGRSEPWELSLEEVLKAYEQPINEEQAWAVCFQCCRGLRGAPGGRRRIRDTADILLRRDGSVSARRESEPTTMVSPASSEAQVVQSLGFAIYRALDWGLAEHEERELSPQLERLIDLMANSDCDDDGGGGTADEGYGGPEEEEEAEGGPRTVRTFAQAMRLCAARLTEPRGAQTHYQAVCRALFVETLELRAFLARVREAKEMLQRFREDEPQAEKPLVELDSLRRTDWARLWVQLMRELRHGVKLKKVQEQEFNPLPTEFQLTPFEMLMQDIRARNYKLRKVMVDGDIPPRVKKDAHELILDFIRSRPPLKQVSERRLRPLPQKQRTLHEKILEEIKQERRLRPVESRRWDGRGERGFGSLPCILNACSGDVKSTSCINLSITDVGSSAQRPRPRVLLKAPTLAEMEEMNTSEEEESPCGEGTLKRDRSFSEHDLVQLRSEVTSGLQPAPQPPGGLELSRPRAGSMQSWRPSPLEPGSLPVSVQSQPDPSSLPRSDMSSVEDRQGASAAPDASHLWLEFSHPVESLALTVEEVMDVRRVLVKAEMEKFLQNKELFSSLKKGKICCCCRAKFPLLSWPPSCLFCKRAVCNSCSIKMKMPSKKFAHIPVYTLGFESPQRMSTAKTTPTQRRDAFQSLQGLQWRNVEEEFPHMYTHGCVMKDVCSDCTGFVADVVHSSRRSVEALNTTPRRARQTQSLYVPNTWTLDLK, encoded by the exons ATGGCCCGGGCCGGCAGCTCCAGCGGCGACGCGGCCGCGGGCGAGCGGGCCGGGGGCGCGGGGCGCTCCGAGCCGTGGGAGCTGTCCCTGGAGGAGGTGCTGAAGGCGTACGAGCAGCCCATCAACGAGGAGCAGGCGTGGGCCGTGTGCTTCCAGTGCTGCCGCGGGCTGCGGGGCGCGCCGGGCGGCCGGCGGCGCATCCGGGACACCGCGGACATCCTCCTGCGCAGAGACGGCTCGGTCAGCGCGCGGCGGGAGTCCG AGCCCACAACAATGGTGTCACCGGCCAGCTCGGAAGCCCag GTGGTGCAGTCGCTGGGCTTCGCCATCTACCGCGCGCTGGACTGGGGGCTGGCCGAGCACGAGGAGCGCGAGCTCAGCCCGCAGCTGGAGCGGCTCATCGACCTCATGGCCAACAGCGACTGCGATGACGACGGCGGTGGCGGGACGGCCGACGAAGGATACGGGGGTCccgaggaggaagaggaggcagagggCGGCCCCCGCACGGTGCGCACCTTCGCGCAGGCTATGCGCCTGTGTGCCGCGCGCCTGACCGAGCCCCGGGGCGCCCAGACCCACTACCAGGCCGTGTGCCGCGCGCTCTTCGTGGAGACGCTGGAACTGCGCGCCTTCCTCGCCAGGGTCCGGGAAGCCAAGGAG ATGCTGCAGAGGTTCCGGGAGGATGAACCGCAGGCAGAGAAGCCCCTTGTGGAGCTGGATAGCCTGAGGCGCACAGACTGG GCCCGCCTCTGGGTCCAGCTCATGCGGGAGCTCCGCCATGGGGTGAAGCTGAAGAAGGTGCAGGAGCAGGAGTTCAACCCCCTGCCCACAGAGTTCCAGCTCACCCCCTTCGAGATGCTCATGCAGGACATCCGTGCCAGGAACTACAAACTGCGCAAGGTCATG GTTGACGGGGACATCCCTCCCAGAGTGAAGAAAGATGCCCATGAACTCATCCTGGACTTCATCCGCTCCCGGCCTCCACTGAAGCAG GTCTCAGAGAGAAGGCTTCGCCCCTTACCCCAGAAGCAGAGAACTCTGCACGAGAAGATCCTGGAGGAGATCAAGCAGGAACGCAGGCTACGCCCCGTGGAGAGCAGGCGCTGGGACGGCCGGGGCGAGCGGG GGTTCGGCTCTCTGCCCTGCATCCTCAACGCCTGCTCTGGGGACGTCAAATCCACTTCCTGTATCAACCTGTCCATCACGGATGTTGGGAGCAGCGCCCAGCGCCCGAGGCCCCGGGTCCTGCTCAAGGCACCTACGTTGGCTGAGATGGAAGAGATGAATACTTCTGAG GAGGAAGAGTCACCGTGCGGAGAGGGGACGCTGAAGCGAGATCGTTCTTTTTCTGAGCATGACCTGGTGCAGCTCCGGAGTGAGGTCACCTCTGGTCTGCAGCCGGCCCCTCAGCCCCCCGGAGGCCTGGAGTTGTCCCGGCCGCGAGCAGGCAGCATGCAGTCCTGGAGGCCGAGCCCCCTGGAGCCGG GTTCCCTCCCCGTCAGTGTCCAGTCCCAGCCTGACCCCAGCTCCCTACCACGCAGTGACATGAGCTCAGTCGAGGACAGGCAGGGGGCTTCCGCGGCCCCGGACGCCAGTCACCTGTGGCTG GAGTTCAGCCACCCCGTGGAAAGCCTGGCTCTGACGGTAGAGGAGGTGATGGACGTGCGCCGTGTGCTGGTGAAGGCAGAGATGGAGAAGTTCCTGCAGAACAAGGAGCTCTTCAGCAGTCTGAAGAAGGGGAAG atttgctgctgctgccgagCCAAGTTCCCGCTGTTGTCATGGCCACCCTCCTGTCTCTTTTGCAAGAG AGCCGTCTGCAACTCCTGTAGCATAAAG ATGAAGATGCCTTCTAAGAAGTTTGCTCACATCCCTGTCTACACACTGGGCTTTGAGAGTCCTCAGAGGATGTCAACTGCCAAAACCACACCAACACAGAGAAGAGACGCCTTCCA ATCCCTGCAAGGGCTGCAGTGGCGGAACGTGGAGGAGGAGTTCCcgcacatgtacacccacggcTGTGTCATGAAGGACGTGTGCAGCGACTGCACCGGGTTCGTGGCGGATGTGGTGCACTCCAGCCGCAGGAGCGTGGAGGCCCTCAACACCACGCCACGTCGTGCCCGCCAGACCCAGTCCCTGTATGTCCCGAACACCTGGACACTTGACCTCAAGTGA
- the SPIRE2 gene encoding protein spire homolog 2 isoform X2 translates to MARAGSSSGDAAAGERAGGAGRSEPWELSLEEVLKAYEQPINEEQAWAVCFQCCRGLRGAPGGRRRIRDTADILLRRDGSVSARRESGAAEPTTMVSPASSEAQVVQSLGFAIYRALDWGLAEHEERELSPQLERLIDLMANSDCDDDGGGGTADEGYGGPEEEEEAEGGPRTVRTFAQAMRLCAARLTEPRGAQTHYQAVCRALFVETLELRAFLARVREAKEMLQRFREDEPQAEKPLVELDSLRRTDWARLWVQLMRELRHGVKLKKVQEQEFNPLPTEFQLTPFEMLMQDIRARNYKLRKVMVDGDIPPRVKKDAHELILDFIRSRPPLKQVSERRLRPLPQKQRTLHEKILEEIKQERRLRPVESRRWDGRGERGFGSLPCILNACSGDVKSTSCINLSITDVGSSAQRPRPRVLLKAPTLAEMEEMNTSEEEESPCGEGTLKRDRSFSEHDLVQLRSEVTSGLQPAPQPPGGLELSRPRAGSMQSWRPSPLEPGSLPVSVQSQPDPSSLPRSDMSSVEDRQGASAAPDASHLWLEFSHPVESLALTVEEVMDVRRVLVKAEMEKFLQNKELFSSLKKGKICCCCRAKFPLLSWPPSCLFCKRAVCNSCSIKMKMPSKKFAHIPVYTLGFESPQRMSTAKTTPTQRRDAFQSLQGLQWRNVEEEFPHMYTHGCVMKDVCSDCTGFVADVVHSSRRSVEALNTTPRRARQTQSLYVPNTWTLDLK, encoded by the exons ATGGCCCGGGCCGGCAGCTCCAGCGGCGACGCGGCCGCGGGCGAGCGGGCCGGGGGCGCGGGGCGCTCCGAGCCGTGGGAGCTGTCCCTGGAGGAGGTGCTGAAGGCGTACGAGCAGCCCATCAACGAGGAGCAGGCGTGGGCCGTGTGCTTCCAGTGCTGCCGCGGGCTGCGGGGCGCGCCGGGCGGCCGGCGGCGCATCCGGGACACCGCGGACATCCTCCTGCGCAGAGACGGCTCGGTCAGCGCGCGGCGGGAGTCCGGTGCGGCGG AGCCCACAACAATGGTGTCACCGGCCAGCTCGGAAGCCCag GTGGTGCAGTCGCTGGGCTTCGCCATCTACCGCGCGCTGGACTGGGGGCTGGCCGAGCACGAGGAGCGCGAGCTCAGCCCGCAGCTGGAGCGGCTCATCGACCTCATGGCCAACAGCGACTGCGATGACGACGGCGGTGGCGGGACGGCCGACGAAGGATACGGGGGTCccgaggaggaagaggaggcagagggCGGCCCCCGCACGGTGCGCACCTTCGCGCAGGCTATGCGCCTGTGTGCCGCGCGCCTGACCGAGCCCCGGGGCGCCCAGACCCACTACCAGGCCGTGTGCCGCGCGCTCTTCGTGGAGACGCTGGAACTGCGCGCCTTCCTCGCCAGGGTCCGGGAAGCCAAGGAG ATGCTGCAGAGGTTCCGGGAGGATGAACCGCAGGCAGAGAAGCCCCTTGTGGAGCTGGATAGCCTGAGGCGCACAGACTGG GCCCGCCTCTGGGTCCAGCTCATGCGGGAGCTCCGCCATGGGGTGAAGCTGAAGAAGGTGCAGGAGCAGGAGTTCAACCCCCTGCCCACAGAGTTCCAGCTCACCCCCTTCGAGATGCTCATGCAGGACATCCGTGCCAGGAACTACAAACTGCGCAAGGTCATG GTTGACGGGGACATCCCTCCCAGAGTGAAGAAAGATGCCCATGAACTCATCCTGGACTTCATCCGCTCCCGGCCTCCACTGAAGCAG GTCTCAGAGAGAAGGCTTCGCCCCTTACCCCAGAAGCAGAGAACTCTGCACGAGAAGATCCTGGAGGAGATCAAGCAGGAACGCAGGCTACGCCCCGTGGAGAGCAGGCGCTGGGACGGCCGGGGCGAGCGGG GGTTCGGCTCTCTGCCCTGCATCCTCAACGCCTGCTCTGGGGACGTCAAATCCACTTCCTGTATCAACCTGTCCATCACGGATGTTGGGAGCAGCGCCCAGCGCCCGAGGCCCCGGGTCCTGCTCAAGGCACCTACGTTGGCTGAGATGGAAGAGATGAATACTTCTGAG GAGGAAGAGTCACCGTGCGGAGAGGGGACGCTGAAGCGAGATCGTTCTTTTTCTGAGCATGACCTGGTGCAGCTCCGGAGTGAGGTCACCTCTGGTCTGCAGCCGGCCCCTCAGCCCCCCGGAGGCCTGGAGTTGTCCCGGCCGCGAGCAGGCAGCATGCAGTCCTGGAGGCCGAGCCCCCTGGAGCCGG GTTCCCTCCCCGTCAGTGTCCAGTCCCAGCCTGACCCCAGCTCCCTACCACGCAGTGACATGAGCTCAGTCGAGGACAGGCAGGGGGCTTCCGCGGCCCCGGACGCCAGTCACCTGTGGCTG GAGTTCAGCCACCCCGTGGAAAGCCTGGCTCTGACGGTAGAGGAGGTGATGGACGTGCGCCGTGTGCTGGTGAAGGCAGAGATGGAGAAGTTCCTGCAGAACAAGGAGCTCTTCAGCAGTCTGAAGAAGGGGAAG atttgctgctgctgccgagCCAAGTTCCCGCTGTTGTCATGGCCACCCTCCTGTCTCTTTTGCAAGAG AGCCGTCTGCAACTCCTGTAGCATAAAG ATGAAGATGCCTTCTAAGAAGTTTGCTCACATCCCTGTCTACACACTGGGCTTTGAGAGTCCTCAGAGGATGTCAACTGCCAAAACCACACCAACACAGAGAAGAGACGCCTTCCA ATCCCTGCAAGGGCTGCAGTGGCGGAACGTGGAGGAGGAGTTCCcgcacatgtacacccacggcTGTGTCATGAAGGACGTGTGCAGCGACTGCACCGGGTTCGTGGCGGATGTGGTGCACTCCAGCCGCAGGAGCGTGGAGGCCCTCAACACCACGCCACGTCGTGCCCGCCAGACCCAGTCCCTGTATGTCCCGAACACCTGGACACTTGACCTCAAGTGA
- the SPIRE2 gene encoding protein spire homolog 2 isoform X4 has translation MARAGSSSGDAAAGERAGGAGRSEPWELSLEEVLKAYEQPINEEQAWAVCFQCCRGLRGAPGGRRRIRDTADILLRRDGSVSARRESGAAEPTTMVSPASSEAQVVQSLGFAIYRALDWGLAEHEERELSPQLERLIDLMANSDCDDDGGGGTADEGYGGPEEEEEAEGGPRTVRTFAQAMRLCAARLTEPRGAQTHYQAVCRALFVETLELRAFLARVREAKEMLQRFREDEPQAEKPLVELDSLRRTDWARLWVQLMRELRHGVKLKKVQEQEFNPLPTEFQLTPFEMLMQDIRARNYKLRKVMVDGDIPPRVKKDAHELILDFIRSRPPLKQVSERRLRPLPQKQRTLHEKILEEIKQERRLRPVESRRWDGRGERGFGSLPCILNACSGDVKSTSCINLSITDVGSSAQRPRPRVLLKAPTLAEMEEMNTSEEEESPCGEGTLKRDRSFSEHDLVQLRSEVTSGLQPAPQPPGGLELSRPRAGSMQSWRPSPLEPGSLPVSVQSQPDPSSLPRSDMSSVEDRQGASAAPDASHLWLEFSHPVESLALTVEEVMDVRRVLVKAEMEKFLQNKELFSSLKKGKICCCCRAKFPLLSWPPSCLFCKR, from the exons ATGGCCCGGGCCGGCAGCTCCAGCGGCGACGCGGCCGCGGGCGAGCGGGCCGGGGGCGCGGGGCGCTCCGAGCCGTGGGAGCTGTCCCTGGAGGAGGTGCTGAAGGCGTACGAGCAGCCCATCAACGAGGAGCAGGCGTGGGCCGTGTGCTTCCAGTGCTGCCGCGGGCTGCGGGGCGCGCCGGGCGGCCGGCGGCGCATCCGGGACACCGCGGACATCCTCCTGCGCAGAGACGGCTCGGTCAGCGCGCGGCGGGAGTCCGGTGCGGCGG AGCCCACAACAATGGTGTCACCGGCCAGCTCGGAAGCCCag GTGGTGCAGTCGCTGGGCTTCGCCATCTACCGCGCGCTGGACTGGGGGCTGGCCGAGCACGAGGAGCGCGAGCTCAGCCCGCAGCTGGAGCGGCTCATCGACCTCATGGCCAACAGCGACTGCGATGACGACGGCGGTGGCGGGACGGCCGACGAAGGATACGGGGGTCccgaggaggaagaggaggcagagggCGGCCCCCGCACGGTGCGCACCTTCGCGCAGGCTATGCGCCTGTGTGCCGCGCGCCTGACCGAGCCCCGGGGCGCCCAGACCCACTACCAGGCCGTGTGCCGCGCGCTCTTCGTGGAGACGCTGGAACTGCGCGCCTTCCTCGCCAGGGTCCGGGAAGCCAAGGAG ATGCTGCAGAGGTTCCGGGAGGATGAACCGCAGGCAGAGAAGCCCCTTGTGGAGCTGGATAGCCTGAGGCGCACAGACTGG GCCCGCCTCTGGGTCCAGCTCATGCGGGAGCTCCGCCATGGGGTGAAGCTGAAGAAGGTGCAGGAGCAGGAGTTCAACCCCCTGCCCACAGAGTTCCAGCTCACCCCCTTCGAGATGCTCATGCAGGACATCCGTGCCAGGAACTACAAACTGCGCAAGGTCATG GTTGACGGGGACATCCCTCCCAGAGTGAAGAAAGATGCCCATGAACTCATCCTGGACTTCATCCGCTCCCGGCCTCCACTGAAGCAG GTCTCAGAGAGAAGGCTTCGCCCCTTACCCCAGAAGCAGAGAACTCTGCACGAGAAGATCCTGGAGGAGATCAAGCAGGAACGCAGGCTACGCCCCGTGGAGAGCAGGCGCTGGGACGGCCGGGGCGAGCGGG GGTTCGGCTCTCTGCCCTGCATCCTCAACGCCTGCTCTGGGGACGTCAAATCCACTTCCTGTATCAACCTGTCCATCACGGATGTTGGGAGCAGCGCCCAGCGCCCGAGGCCCCGGGTCCTGCTCAAGGCACCTACGTTGGCTGAGATGGAAGAGATGAATACTTCTGAG GAGGAAGAGTCACCGTGCGGAGAGGGGACGCTGAAGCGAGATCGTTCTTTTTCTGAGCATGACCTGGTGCAGCTCCGGAGTGAGGTCACCTCTGGTCTGCAGCCGGCCCCTCAGCCCCCCGGAGGCCTGGAGTTGTCCCGGCCGCGAGCAGGCAGCATGCAGTCCTGGAGGCCGAGCCCCCTGGAGCCGG GTTCCCTCCCCGTCAGTGTCCAGTCCCAGCCTGACCCCAGCTCCCTACCACGCAGTGACATGAGCTCAGTCGAGGACAGGCAGGGGGCTTCCGCGGCCCCGGACGCCAGTCACCTGTGGCTG GAGTTCAGCCACCCCGTGGAAAGCCTGGCTCTGACGGTAGAGGAGGTGATGGACGTGCGCCGTGTGCTGGTGAAGGCAGAGATGGAGAAGTTCCTGCAGAACAAGGAGCTCTTCAGCAGTCTGAAGAAGGGGAAG atttgctgctgctgccgagCCAAGTTCCCGCTGTTGTCATGGCCACCCTCCTGTCTCTTTTGCAAGAG ATGA
- the SPIRE2 gene encoding protein spire homolog 2 isoform X3 translates to MARAGSSSGDAAAGERAGGAGRSEPWELSLEEVLKAYEQPINEEQAWAVCFQCCRGLRGAPGGRRRIRDTADILLRRDGSVSARRESEPTTMVSPASSEAQVVQSLGFAIYRALDWGLAEHEERELSPQLERLIDLMANSDCDDDGGGGTADEGYGGPEEEEEAEGGPRTVRTFAQAMRLCAARLTEPRGAQTHYQAVCRALFVETLELRAFLARVREAKEMLQRFREDEPQAEKPLVELDSLRRTDWARLWVQLMRELRHGVKLKKVQEQEFNPLPTEFQLTPFEMLMQDIRARNYKLRKVMVDGDIPPRVKKDAHELILDFIRSRPPLKQVSERRLRPLPQKQRTLHEKILEEIKQERRLRPVESRRWDGRGERGFGSLPCILNACSGDVKSTSCINLSITDVGSSAQRPRPRVLLKAPTLAEMEEMNTSEEEESPCGEGTLKRDRSFSEHDLVQLRSEVTSGLQPAPQPPGGLELSRPRAGSMQSWRPSPLEPGSLPVSVQSQPDPSSLPRSDMSSVEDRQGASAAPDASHLWLEFSHPVESLALTVEEVMDVRRVLVKAEMEKFLQNKELFSSLKKGKICCCCRAKFPLLSWPPSCLFCKRAVCNSCSIKMKMPSKKFAHIPVYTLGFESPQRMSTAKTTPTQRRDAFQCVLPLIPARAAVAERGGGVPAHVHPRLCHEGRVQRLHRVRGGCGALQPQERGGPQHHATSCPPDPVPVCPEHLDT, encoded by the exons ATGGCCCGGGCCGGCAGCTCCAGCGGCGACGCGGCCGCGGGCGAGCGGGCCGGGGGCGCGGGGCGCTCCGAGCCGTGGGAGCTGTCCCTGGAGGAGGTGCTGAAGGCGTACGAGCAGCCCATCAACGAGGAGCAGGCGTGGGCCGTGTGCTTCCAGTGCTGCCGCGGGCTGCGGGGCGCGCCGGGCGGCCGGCGGCGCATCCGGGACACCGCGGACATCCTCCTGCGCAGAGACGGCTCGGTCAGCGCGCGGCGGGAGTCCG AGCCCACAACAATGGTGTCACCGGCCAGCTCGGAAGCCCag GTGGTGCAGTCGCTGGGCTTCGCCATCTACCGCGCGCTGGACTGGGGGCTGGCCGAGCACGAGGAGCGCGAGCTCAGCCCGCAGCTGGAGCGGCTCATCGACCTCATGGCCAACAGCGACTGCGATGACGACGGCGGTGGCGGGACGGCCGACGAAGGATACGGGGGTCccgaggaggaagaggaggcagagggCGGCCCCCGCACGGTGCGCACCTTCGCGCAGGCTATGCGCCTGTGTGCCGCGCGCCTGACCGAGCCCCGGGGCGCCCAGACCCACTACCAGGCCGTGTGCCGCGCGCTCTTCGTGGAGACGCTGGAACTGCGCGCCTTCCTCGCCAGGGTCCGGGAAGCCAAGGAG ATGCTGCAGAGGTTCCGGGAGGATGAACCGCAGGCAGAGAAGCCCCTTGTGGAGCTGGATAGCCTGAGGCGCACAGACTGG GCCCGCCTCTGGGTCCAGCTCATGCGGGAGCTCCGCCATGGGGTGAAGCTGAAGAAGGTGCAGGAGCAGGAGTTCAACCCCCTGCCCACAGAGTTCCAGCTCACCCCCTTCGAGATGCTCATGCAGGACATCCGTGCCAGGAACTACAAACTGCGCAAGGTCATG GTTGACGGGGACATCCCTCCCAGAGTGAAGAAAGATGCCCATGAACTCATCCTGGACTTCATCCGCTCCCGGCCTCCACTGAAGCAG GTCTCAGAGAGAAGGCTTCGCCCCTTACCCCAGAAGCAGAGAACTCTGCACGAGAAGATCCTGGAGGAGATCAAGCAGGAACGCAGGCTACGCCCCGTGGAGAGCAGGCGCTGGGACGGCCGGGGCGAGCGGG GGTTCGGCTCTCTGCCCTGCATCCTCAACGCCTGCTCTGGGGACGTCAAATCCACTTCCTGTATCAACCTGTCCATCACGGATGTTGGGAGCAGCGCCCAGCGCCCGAGGCCCCGGGTCCTGCTCAAGGCACCTACGTTGGCTGAGATGGAAGAGATGAATACTTCTGAG GAGGAAGAGTCACCGTGCGGAGAGGGGACGCTGAAGCGAGATCGTTCTTTTTCTGAGCATGACCTGGTGCAGCTCCGGAGTGAGGTCACCTCTGGTCTGCAGCCGGCCCCTCAGCCCCCCGGAGGCCTGGAGTTGTCCCGGCCGCGAGCAGGCAGCATGCAGTCCTGGAGGCCGAGCCCCCTGGAGCCGG GTTCCCTCCCCGTCAGTGTCCAGTCCCAGCCTGACCCCAGCTCCCTACCACGCAGTGACATGAGCTCAGTCGAGGACAGGCAGGGGGCTTCCGCGGCCCCGGACGCCAGTCACCTGTGGCTG GAGTTCAGCCACCCCGTGGAAAGCCTGGCTCTGACGGTAGAGGAGGTGATGGACGTGCGCCGTGTGCTGGTGAAGGCAGAGATGGAGAAGTTCCTGCAGAACAAGGAGCTCTTCAGCAGTCTGAAGAAGGGGAAG atttgctgctgctgccgagCCAAGTTCCCGCTGTTGTCATGGCCACCCTCCTGTCTCTTTTGCAAGAG AGCCGTCTGCAACTCCTGTAGCATAAAG ATGAAGATGCCTTCTAAGAAGTTTGCTCACATCCCTGTCTACACACTGGGCTTTGAGAGTCCTCAGAGGATGTCAACTGCCAAAACCACACCAACACAGAGAAGAGACGCCTTCCAGTGCGTGCTGCCCTTG ATCCCTGCAAGGGCTGCAGTGGCGGAACGTGGAGGAGGAGTTCCcgcacatgtacacccacggcTGTGTCATGAAGGACGTGTGCAGCGACTGCACCGGGTTCGTGGCGGATGTGGTGCACTCCAGCCGCAGGAGCGTGGAGGCCCTCAACACCACGCCACGTCGTGCCCGCCAGACCCAGTCCCTGTATGTCCCGAACACCTGGACACTTGA